The nucleotide sequence GTATTGCCTTTATTCGGTTTTTTGTTTAGAATATGCTGAATCCCTGAAAAAAAGAGGTCCGAACCATGACTCTCACTTCAATTCTTAAAAATACGTTTGGCCGCACAGGACCACCCGTCACGATTGTCGGGCTGGGGGGAGAAGGTGTGTTGAGAACACACGGTCGCGAGGAAGAGGCCACCACGGTTATTGAAGAAGCGTTTGCCGCCGGAATCAC is from Candidatus Desulfatibia profunda and encodes:
- a CDS encoding aldo/keto reductase, with amino-acid sequence MTLTSILKNTFGRTGPPVTIVGLGGEGVLRTHGREEEATTVIEEAFAAGIT